A genome region from Gopherus flavomarginatus isolate rGopFla2 chromosome 9, rGopFla2.mat.asm, whole genome shotgun sequence includes the following:
- the LOC127057599 gene encoding uncharacterized protein LOC127057599 isoform X1, with amino-acid sequence MPEDYVDEEGEEEEEEDELEESTQHSVSPNSQELFLTQTELPSQPSQATSPDSEAMEATSGECTFAAHFSSLPTPSRRLAQIRRRKKRMRDEMFSEIMEVTRNERAHLNQWKDVVSNYRKDASESEDRRDQREERRDARDERWWQEDLQWRNEMLGLLRDQTDILRRLVELQEEQRGHRVPLQPLCHHPQYSPCSISSSPRRVRTRGGRLCAPTHSTPVDSPTKRLSLH; translated from the exons atgcctgaggattatgTGGACGaggaaggtgaggaggaggaagaggaggatgagcttgaagagagcacacagcactctgttagccccaacagccaggagctttttctgacccagacggaattaccgtcccagccctcccaagccactagcccagacagtgaagccatggaagcgacctctggtgagtgtacctttg ctgcacatttttcaagcctccctactccatcccgaaggctagctcagataaggcggaggaagaagaggatgcgagacgaaatgttctctgaaatcatggaagtaacccgcaatgaaagagctcatctgaatcagtggaaggacgtggtatcaaattacaggaaagatgccagtgaaagtgaggacaggagggaccaacgtgaagagaggagagacgctcgagatgagaggtggtggcaggaagatctgcAGTGGCGGAAtgaaatgctggggctgctgcgtgatcaaactgacatcctccgacgtctggtggagcttcaggaagagcagcgaggtcacagagtgccgctgcagcccctgtgtcaccaccctcagtactcaccatgttccatatcttcctcacccagacgtgtaagaacgcgtgggggaaggctttgtgcacccacccactccacccccgtggacagcccaaccaaaaggctgtcattacattga
- the LOC127057599 gene encoding uncharacterized protein LOC127057599 isoform X2: protein MPEDYVDEEGEEEEEEDELEESTQHSVSPNSQELFLTQTELPSQPSQATSPDSEAMEATSAAHFSSLPTPSRRLAQIRRRKKRMRDEMFSEIMEVTRNERAHLNQWKDVVSNYRKDASESEDRRDQREERRDARDERWWQEDLQWRNEMLGLLRDQTDILRRLVELQEEQRGHRVPLQPLCHHPQYSPCSISSSPRRVRTRGGRLCAPTHSTPVDSPTKRLSLH, encoded by the exons atgcctgaggattatgTGGACGaggaaggtgaggaggaggaagaggaggatgagcttgaagagagcacacagcactctgttagccccaacagccaggagctttttctgacccagacggaattaccgtcccagccctcccaagccactagcccagacagtgaagccatggaagcgacctctg ctgcacatttttcaagcctccctactccatcccgaaggctagctcagataaggcggaggaagaagaggatgcgagacgaaatgttctctgaaatcatggaagtaacccgcaatgaaagagctcatctgaatcagtggaaggacgtggtatcaaattacaggaaagatgccagtgaaagtgaggacaggagggaccaacgtgaagagaggagagacgctcgagatgagaggtggtggcaggaagatctgcAGTGGCGGAAtgaaatgctggggctgctgcgtgatcaaactgacatcctccgacgtctggtggagcttcaggaagagcagcgaggtcacagagtgccgctgcagcccctgtgtcaccaccctcagtactcaccatgttccatatcttcctcacccagacgtgtaagaacgcgtgggggaaggctttgtgcacccacccactccacccccgtggacagcccaaccaaaaggctgtcattacattga